In Diaphorobacter ruginosibacter, the genomic stretch CTGGGTGCCAAGCGTTTTCCCAAGGACGCCCAGGGCCACTTGCAGAAGGGGTGGGCGCGCCATCCCATCGTCCAGGACGACGTGGTGATCTATGCCGGGGCCACCATCCTGGGCCGGGTGACCATAGGCCGGGGCGCCGTGATCGGCGGCAATGTCTGGATCACCGACGACGTGCCGGCAGGCGCGAACGTGACGCAGGCACGGTTGCAAAGGGACACCGACGCAGCGCCCTCCGTAGCGGTGCAGGCACCGGCGGATGAAGCCCGCGCAACAGCATGAGAGGCATGCCATGACACAGCACAGCCTTGTCCATGACTTCGGTATTGCCGTGCGGCAGCTGCGCGAGTCGCGCGGATGGTCGCAGGAACTCCTGGCCGAGCAGTCCAACCTGCATCGCACCTATGTGGGCGAGGTGGAACGCGGCCTCGTCACGCCGTCGCTCGTCACGCTGCACAAGCTCTCGGGTGCGCTCGGGGTGGGGGCTGCCGAACTGCTGGCACGCGCAGAGCAGATCGCGGTGCTTCGCAGCACGCAGCACCTGCGCTTGACGGCTATGGCCTGTTGAGTGCGCGAGCGGCGCCATCAACACTGCAGGGCATGGCTTAGGCGTCATCCGCTTCTTTGCCCTTCTCTTTTCTCCCTTCCTTCCTCGATCGCCCTTCTTTTCTTCTTCTTCTTCTTCTTCTTCTTTCTTTCGTTCTTCTTCACAGCGAATTTTCCAGGAGTCCTGATCCATGAATGCAACCGTAGGCGGTACCACCGCGCTGGGCGACAACGCAGCGCGCCAGCTGGCCAATGCCACCAAGACCGCACCCCAACTGGCCACCATCAGCCCGCGCTGGCTCACGCATCTGCTGCAATGGGTACCGGTGGAGGCGGGCATCTACCGCGTCAACCAGGTGAAGAATCCGGAGGCCATCAAGGTCACCTGCACGGCCAAGGAGCATGAGAACCAGTTGCCGCGTACCTTCGTCGACTACGAAGAGAAGCCGCGGGAGTACTTCCTGAATGCGGTCTCCACCGTTCTCGACGTGCACACGCGCATCTCCGATCTCTACAGCAGCCCGCACGACCAGATCAAGGAACAGTTGCGCCTGACCATCGAGACCATCAAGGAGAACCAGGAAAGCGAACTCATCAACAACCCGGAGTACGGCCTGCTCGCACAGGTCACCGACGAGCAGCGCATCTTTCCGCTGACCGGTGCGCCCACGCCGGACGACCTCGATGAGTTGCTCACCAAGGTGTGGAAGGAGCCCGCCTTCTTCCTGGCGCATCCGCTGACGATCGCCGCGTTCGGCCGCGAGGCCACGCGTCGCGGAACGCCTCCGCCCACGGTGAGCCTGTTCGGTTCGCAGTTCATCACGTGGCGCGGCGTTCCATTGATTCCCTCGGACAAGGTGCCCGTGGCCGACGGCAAGTCCAAGATCCTGCTGCTGCGCGTGGGCGATCGTCGCCAGGGCGTCGTGGGTCTGTTCCAGCCGGGCCTGCCGGGCGAGCAGAGTCCGGGCCTGTCGGTGCGCTTCATGGGCATCAACAACCATGCGATCGCGTCGTACCTGATCTCGTTGTATTGCTCGCTGGCGGTGCTCACACCCGACGCGATCGCGGTACTCGACGATGTGGAGATCACGCGCTATCACGACTACTCCGTGCTCGACACCTACAAGTAAGCCACGACGAAAGGAAGCGCTTTGACGTCCAGCACCTCACTGCCTGCGCTCGGTCACGAGCCGCAGAGCCCGCTAGACACGCAGTTGCTCGCGCAGCTGGCGACTGCGATTTTCCGTGACAGGGCGGATGCACCCGCACTGGCGCAGCGCCCTGTCGGCGTGCAGCCGCCGCACAATCCCGCTCCCGCAGGATCGCCGCTTGCAAGCGCTGCAGGTTTTTCACCCAATGTGCCGGGCACGCCGATTCCGCTGGGCCAGGTCCCGGGCAGCAATCTGCTGCCCAGCAACCCCGCCCAGGTGCTGACGCTGGGCCATCGCGCTCCGGCCGGGTTGCCGAAGGCGCAGGCGGGCAACGGTGTTCCGGATCTTGCGTTTGCGGCATTGCCGGGCTATGAGCCGCGCCTGTCGGGGCTGACGGCGGCGGCTCCGGTCGCCAGTGCTGCGCCGGCGGCGGCCTTTGCAGATCCTGCAGCCCATGCGAGCACAGCCCCGCAGTTCTATTTCGTGGACGCGGTGCGCCTGCCGAGCGGCTTTGTCACGCCACCCAAGGACCACCCGCTGGGCGCGCATGCGCAGCAGCTGCCGGCTCAGCAGGACCGCCATCCGGGCTTTGACGTGCATGCCGTGCGGCGCGATTTCCCGATTCTCTCGGAGCGCATCCATGGCAAGCAGCTCATCTGGCTCGACAACGCGGCCACGACCCACAAGCCGCGCCAGGTGATCGAGCGCATCAAGTATTTCTACGAGCATGAGAACTCGAACATCCATCGCGCGGCACACGTTCTGGCGGCGCGCGCGACGGATGCCTACGAGCATGCGCGCGAGGTGGTGCGCCGGTTCATCAACGCGCCCGACGTGAACGAGGTGATCTTCGTGCGCGGTACGACCGAGGCCATCAATCTGGTGGCCAAGAGCTGGGGCGGCAAGCATGTGGGCGAAGGCGACGAGATCATCGTCTCGCACCTGGAACACCATGCCAACATCGTGCCGTGGCAACAGCTTGCCGAGGCCAGGGGCGCCAAGCTGCGCGTGATTCCGGTGGATGACGAGGGGCAGATCCTGCTCGGCGAGTACCGCAAGCTCATCAATGACCGCACGAAGATCGTCGCCATCGGGCATGTGTCGAACACGCTCGGTACGGTGGTGCCCGTGAAGGAGGTGGTGCAGATCGCAAGGCAGCATGGCATCGTCACGCTGGTCGATGGCGCGCAGTCGATCGCGCACACGCCGGTGGATGTGCAGGACATCGGCGCGGACTTCTTCGTCTTCTCGGGCCACAAGATCTTCGCGCCCACGGGTATTGGCGTGCTCTGGGGACGCCGCTCGGTGCTCGAGGACATGCCGCCATGGCAGGGCGGGGGCAACATGATTGCCGACGTGACTTTCGAGAAGACGGTGTTCCAGCCGCTGCCCAACACCTTCGAGGCCGGCACGGGCAACATCGCCGACGCGGTGGGGCTGGGCGCCGCGCTGGAATATGTGGAGCGGCTCGGTATCGAGAACATCAGCCGCTACGAGCATGCCCTCGTGGACTACGGCATGCAGCAACTGGGACAGATACCGGGGCTGAGGCTGATCGGTACGGTGCCGGGCAAGGCCAGCGTGCTGTCGTTCACGCTCGAGGGCTATACCACCGATGAGGTGGGCAAGGCGCTCAATGCCGAAGGCATCGCGGTGCGCACCGGCCACCATTGCGCGCAGCCGATCCTGCGGCGCTTCGGCGTGGAGACGACGGTGCGGCCTTCGCTCGCGTTCTACAACACCTTCGAGGAAATCGACGACTTGGTGCGTGTCGTGCGGCGGCTGGCGGGGCAGCGGCGCTGACGATGCCGGCGGAGGGTGTCGGCGGAGCCGCTCAGTAGGTTTCCAGATGCAGGCGGCCTTGCTGCTTCAGGCGGGCCGCCACCCCGTCCCAGTCCATGCCGGCCTGCACGATCACGTCGCGCAGCGCCAGCACCACGCCTTCCTCCATGCTCTTGAGGCCGCAGACGAAGATGTGGGTGTTCTCGTCGCGCAGCAGTGCCGCGAGGTCCGCCGCGCGCTCGCGCATGGCATCCTGCACATAGCGTCTGGGCTGGCCGGGCACGCGCGAGAACGCGAAGTTGTTGTCGATGAAATCCTTGGGCAGGCTCTGCAGCGGACCGAAGTAGGGCAACTCCTGCGGCGTGCGCGCACCGAAGAACAGCATGAGCTTGCCACCATCGAATTTGCCGCTCTTGCGCAGCCTGCGGCGCCACTCGGTCATCGCGCGCATGGGGGCGCTGCCCGTGCCGGTGCAGATCATCACGATGTGCGAGCGCGGGTGGTTGGGCATCAGGAACGAGTGCCCGAACGGACCGATCACCTGCACCGTGTCGCCCACCTTCAGGTCGCACAGGTAGTTGCTGGCCACGCCGCGAACCGGCCTGCCTTCATGGTCGGCCGTCACGCGCTTCACCGTGAGTGCGGCATTGTTGTAGCCGGGGCGCTCGCCATTGCGCGCGCTTGCGATGGAGTATTGCCGTGCCACATGCGGCCGGCCGGTGGCATCCGTTCCCGGGGGGATGATGCCGACCGATTGGCCTTCGAGCACGGGGAAAGGCATGGAGCCAAAGTCCAGCACGATGTGGTGCGTCTCGTTGTCGAAACCCGCCTCCGTGCAGTTGATGTTGCCGACCACCGTGGCGGTGACCGGGTTCTTCGGACCATGCAGGTTGGTGTAGGCATGCGCTGCGGACCAGGGGGGAACCGTGGCGCCGAACGAGGCTGCACGAAACGATTCCTGCACGGATTGCTCGACGCTCGATGCGCTGCTTGCGCTGGCGCGGGTACTGGTGCTACTGCCGGTGCCACTGCCTGTACTCTCGGCGGCGGCCGCGATCACGGCCTGGGCCTGGCTCAGGTCCTGCACGTCGGAGGCGGCAGCCGCGAGCTGCTCGGCGGAGAGCGCGGGCGGCAGCTCGTCCCATCCATACTGCGCATCGATGGGGTAAGGCTCTGCCGCGGGCACCTTGCGCCAGTTGTCGATGGCGCCCGTGGGGCAGGGCGAGATGCAATCCATGCAGCCGTTGCACTTGTCGGCCATGACGACGTAGTTGGTGTCGTCATGCGTGATTGCATCGATGGGACAGGTGGCCTCGCAGGTATTGCAGCGGATGCAGATTTCGGGATCGATCAGATGCTGGTTGAGGATGCCGTTGGCGATCAGTGTGGTGGTGGTCATGGGGTCATCTCCTCAGAACGTGCTGACGATCTCCACGCAGGTCGTGCAGGCTCGGCCTCGGGCGGTCTGCCGCAGTCGCTGCAGGCGCGAGCGGCAGGCGGATCGATGCATTACTGGAACTTCACATAGTCAAAGTCCACTGGCTGGCGGTTGATGCCCATGACCGGCGGTGCGATCCAGCCCGCGAACTTTCCGGGTGCGAGGCACTGCTTCATCAGCGATGCCACGAAGCTGCGATCTCCGTCCGTGGGCAGCCACTCGTTCTTGCGCGACTCCCATTCCTGCTCCGTCACCGGGCGGCCGTCAGGGCTCATGCGCACGCCGGCGAGCGCGCCGATCTGGCGGTTGAAGGCCTTGTGCGGCACGGAGAGGCGAAAGTCGATGCCGGCCTTTTCCATCACCTTGTTCCAGCGCGCCACACCGGCGTTGGAGTCCTTGATGTAGTCGTCGCGCAGCACTTCGTTGAGTGCATTGAGCATCGGCACATCCTTTTCCTGCAGCTTGCCGTCCACCACCTCGAGCACCTTGTAGCTCTGGTCGTGCAGCGCATGGTCGTCGGCACGCTTGCCCTCCTCATAGCGGCCCTTGAGGCCGGAGCTGTAGAACGTGGCGGCGTTGCTCGACTGGTCGGCGCCGAACAGGTCGATGGTCACGCTGTAGTGGAAGTTCAGGTAGCGCTGCATGGTGGGCAGGTCGATCACGCCCGCGGCACGCAGCTTGTTGACGTCGTCGGTACCGAGTTCATTCATGACCTGGCATGTGCGCTGCAGCACGCGCGAGACGCCCGATTCGCCCACGAACATGTGGTGGGCTTCCTCGGTCAGCATGAACCGGGTGGTGCGCGCCAGCGGATCGAATGCGCTCTCGGCGAGGGCGGCGAGCTGGAACTTGCCGTCGCGATCGGTGAAGTAGGTGAACATGAAGAACGACAGCCAGTCGGGCGTCTTCTCGTTGAATGCACCCAGGATGCGCGGATTGTTCTCGTCGCCCGACTGGCGCTCGAGCAGCGCCTCGGCTTCCTCGCGGCCATCGCGGCCGAAGTACTTGTGCAGCAGGTACACCATGGCCCACAGATGGCGGCCTTCCTCGACGTTGACCTGGAAGAGGTTGCGCAGGTCATAGAGCGAGGGTGCCGTCAGGCCGAGGTGGCGCTGCTGCTCCACAGAGGCGGGTTCGGTGTCGCCCTGCGTGACGATGATGCGGCGCAGGTTGGCGCGGTGCTCCCCGGGTACTTCCTGCCAGGCCTTCTCGCCCTTGTGATCCCCGAAATGGATCGTGCGATCCTGCTCCGCGGGGTTGAGGAAGATGCCCCAGCGGTAGTCGCGCATCTTCACGTAGCCGAACTGCGCCCAGCCCTGCGGGTCCACGCTGACCGCCGTGCGCAGGTAGACGTCGTAATGGGTCGAGCCCTCGGGGCCCACGTCGTCCCACCACTTGATGAAGTTGGGCTGCCAGCTCTCCAGGGCGCGCTGCAGCGTGCGGTCGCCGCTCAGGTCCACGTTGTTGGGAATCTTGACGCTGTAGTCGATCGTGCTCATCTCTCGTGTCTCCTTTGAAGCTTGCTGTGGATGGGTCAGACGCGGTTGAAGTCGAATCCCGCCTTCTGGCCGGAGCCATAGAGCTTGAGCGCGCCTTTTTCGCCCACTGCGTTGGGGCGAATGAAGATCCAGTTCTGCCATGCCGAGAGGCGTCCGAAGATGCGCGTGAGCATGTTCTCCCGACCGTTGAAGCGCAGGTTCGCCTCGAGGCCCGTGAGCGCATCGGAGGACATGGCGGCGCGTTCCTCGATGGCGATGCGGACTTCGTCATCCCAGTCGATGTCGTCCAGCGCGGCGGTCACCAACCCGATCCTCGCGGCCTCGTCTCCGGACAGGGATTGGCCGACGGCGGCGCGCACGGCCTCAAGCGGGCCGGGTTCATCGTGGAAGCGGCGCTGCAGGCGGCTCTGTCCGTTCACGAGCGGCAGAAGGCCGAAGTTGAATTCGTCCAGCTGCAACCGGGGTTCGCGTTCGGGCTCGTCGGGCAGCACCAGCATGTAGCAGCGGTCTGCGGCCAAGGCGAATTCCGCGAACATGCCGGCAAAGCACGAGCCCGGCTCGACGAGTGCGAACAGCGAGCGCGAGGACACGTCGATGCGCGCGAACGTGCGGCGCAGCAGGCCGAGGGTCTCGTGCACCAGCCAATGCTCCCTGTGCGCGAGCATGGCGGCGTCCGCCGCGAGCACCTGGGCCGCATCGCCCTCGGTCTTGAAGATCCAGGTGCCGATGTCGAGCTCGTTGGTGCGCAGGTGCAGGATGGCATCGTCGAGTTCGCGGCCCATGGCGAGCGGCCACCATGCGGCGCCGGCCTTCTCGATGGCGTCGATGCCGGCGGGCTGCTCGCCCTGCGGTGCCTTCACCGTGAAGGTGGCCGTGCGCCGGCTGCGGTCGATCTCGATGTGCACGTGGGTGTAGCGCAGGCTGTCGGCGGATTCCTCGCGTTCGATGCGGGTGAGGCGGATGCCCTGCGCCTGGGCGGGCCGCCGGCTCCCCTCGGCCAGCCGGTTCGCGCGTTCGGCCACGACGTCGGCAAACTGTGCGGGTTTGGCGATGGCATCGACCAGGCGCCAGTCCACGGCCCGCTGGCCACGCACGCCTTCCACGCTGGTGCAGAAGATGTCCGCGAGGTCGCTGCGCACATGGCGCTTGTCGGTCACGCGCGTGAGGCCGCCGGTGCCGGGAAGCACGCCGAGCAGCGGCACCTCCGGCAGCGAGACGGAAGAGGAACGGTCGTCGATCAGCACGATATCGTCGCACGCCAGCGCGAGCTCGTAGCCACCGCCTGCGCAGGCGCCGTTCACGGCCGCCACGAACTTGAGTCCGCTGTGCTGCGAGCTGTCCTCGATTCCGTTGCGCGTCTCGTTGGTGAACTTGCAGAAATTCACCTTCCATGCATGCGAGGACACACCCAGCATGAAGATGTTCGCGCCCGAGCAGAAGATGCGGTCCTTGCCGCTGGTGACGATCACCGTGCGCACCTGGGGGTGCTCGAAGCGGATCCGGTTGAGCGCGTCATGAAGCTCGATGTCCACGCCCAGGTCGTAGCTGTTGAGCTTGAGCTTGTAGCCGGGACGGATGCCTCCGTCCTCCGCGATGTCGAGTCGCATGCGCGCGATCTGTCCGTCCACGTCGAACGACCAGTGACGGTACTGCGACGGCTCGATGCGGTAATCGACGATGGGTTGCTGCTGTGTCATGTCGTCCTCTTCGGATGAAAGATAGTGCTTCTATCTCGATGTCATGAGCACAATTATGCATGTTTTGAAAATGACTGCACATCGGAACATGCAGTATTTTGCATTTTCAGGGTAAATACTGACTGCAGGAGCCGGTTCTGCC encodes the following:
- a CDS encoding helix-turn-helix domain-containing protein, translated to MTQHSLVHDFGIAVRQLRESRGWSQELLAEQSNLHRTYVGEVERGLVTPSLVTLHKLSGALGVGAAELLARAEQIAVLRSTQHLRLTAMAC
- a CDS encoding family 2A encapsulin nanocompartment shell protein, translated to MNATVGGTTALGDNAARQLANATKTAPQLATISPRWLTHLLQWVPVEAGIYRVNQVKNPEAIKVTCTAKEHENQLPRTFVDYEEKPREYFLNAVSTVLDVHTRISDLYSSPHDQIKEQLRLTIETIKENQESELINNPEYGLLAQVTDEQRIFPLTGAPTPDDLDELLTKVWKEPAFFLAHPLTIAAFGREATRRGTPPPTVSLFGSQFITWRGVPLIPSDKVPVADGKSKILLLRVGDRRQGVVGLFQPGLPGEQSPGLSVRFMGINNHAIASYLISLYCSLAVLTPDAIAVLDDVEITRYHDYSVLDTYK
- a CDS encoding family 2A encapsulin nanocompartment cargo protein cysteine desulfurase; its protein translation is MTSSTSLPALGHEPQSPLDTQLLAQLATAIFRDRADAPALAQRPVGVQPPHNPAPAGSPLASAAGFSPNVPGTPIPLGQVPGSNLLPSNPAQVLTLGHRAPAGLPKAQAGNGVPDLAFAALPGYEPRLSGLTAAAPVASAAPAAAFADPAAHASTAPQFYFVDAVRLPSGFVTPPKDHPLGAHAQQLPAQQDRHPGFDVHAVRRDFPILSERIHGKQLIWLDNAATTHKPRQVIERIKYFYEHENSNIHRAAHVLAARATDAYEHAREVVRRFINAPDVNEVIFVRGTTEAINLVAKSWGGKHVGEGDEIIVSHLEHHANIVPWQQLAEARGAKLRVIPVDDEGQILLGEYRKLINDRTKIVAIGHVSNTLGTVVPVKEVVQIARQHGIVTLVDGAQSIAHTPVDVQDIGADFFVFSGHKIFAPTGIGVLWGRRSVLEDMPPWQGGGNMIADVTFEKTVFQPLPNTFEAGTGNIADAVGLGAALEYVERLGIENISRYEHALVDYGMQQLGQIPGLRLIGTVPGKASVLSFTLEGYTTDEVGKALNAEGIAVRTGHHCAQPILRRFGVETTVRPSLAFYNTFEEIDDLVRVVRRLAGQRR
- the boxA gene encoding benzoyl-CoA 2,3-epoxidase subunit BoxA; the encoded protein is MTTTTLIANGILNQHLIDPEICIRCNTCEATCPIDAITHDDTNYVVMADKCNGCMDCISPCPTGAIDNWRKVPAAEPYPIDAQYGWDELPPALSAEQLAAAASDVQDLSQAQAVIAAAAESTGSGTGSSTSTRASASSASSVEQSVQESFRAASFGATVPPWSAAHAYTNLHGPKNPVTATVVGNINCTEAGFDNETHHIVLDFGSMPFPVLEGQSVGIIPPGTDATGRPHVARQYSIASARNGERPGYNNAALTVKRVTADHEGRPVRGVASNYLCDLKVGDTVQVIGPFGHSFLMPNHPRSHIVMICTGTGSAPMRAMTEWRRRLRKSGKFDGGKLMLFFGARTPQELPYFGPLQSLPKDFIDNNFAFSRVPGQPRRYVQDAMRERAADLAALLRDENTHIFVCGLKSMEEGVVLALRDVIVQAGMDWDGVAARLKQQGRLHLETY
- the boxB gene encoding benzoyl-CoA 2,3-epoxidase subunit BoxB; the encoded protein is MSTIDYSVKIPNNVDLSGDRTLQRALESWQPNFIKWWDDVGPEGSTHYDVYLRTAVSVDPQGWAQFGYVKMRDYRWGIFLNPAEQDRTIHFGDHKGEKAWQEVPGEHRANLRRIIVTQGDTEPASVEQQRHLGLTAPSLYDLRNLFQVNVEEGRHLWAMVYLLHKYFGRDGREEAEALLERQSGDENNPRILGAFNEKTPDWLSFFMFTYFTDRDGKFQLAALAESAFDPLARTTRFMLTEEAHHMFVGESGVSRVLQRTCQVMNELGTDDVNKLRAAGVIDLPTMQRYLNFHYSVTIDLFGADQSSNAATFYSSGLKGRYEEGKRADDHALHDQSYKVLEVVDGKLQEKDVPMLNALNEVLRDDYIKDSNAGVARWNKVMEKAGIDFRLSVPHKAFNRQIGALAGVRMSPDGRPVTEQEWESRKNEWLPTDGDRSFVASLMKQCLAPGKFAGWIAPPVMGINRQPVDFDYVKFQ
- the boxC gene encoding 2,3-epoxybenzoyl-CoA dihydrolase — its product is MTQQQPIVDYRIEPSQYRHWSFDVDGQIARMRLDIAEDGGIRPGYKLKLNSYDLGVDIELHDALNRIRFEHPQVRTVIVTSGKDRIFCSGANIFMLGVSSHAWKVNFCKFTNETRNGIEDSSQHSGLKFVAAVNGACAGGGYELALACDDIVLIDDRSSSVSLPEVPLLGVLPGTGGLTRVTDKRHVRSDLADIFCTSVEGVRGQRAVDWRLVDAIAKPAQFADVVAERANRLAEGSRRPAQAQGIRLTRIEREESADSLRYTHVHIEIDRSRRTATFTVKAPQGEQPAGIDAIEKAGAAWWPLAMGRELDDAILHLRTNELDIGTWIFKTEGDAAQVLAADAAMLAHREHWLVHETLGLLRRTFARIDVSSRSLFALVEPGSCFAGMFAEFALAADRCYMLVLPDEPEREPRLQLDEFNFGLLPLVNGQSRLQRRFHDEPGPLEAVRAAVGQSLSGDEAARIGLVTAALDDIDWDDEVRIAIEERAAMSSDALTGLEANLRFNGRENMLTRIFGRLSAWQNWIFIRPNAVGEKGALKLYGSGQKAGFDFNRV